A portion of the Musa acuminata AAA Group cultivar baxijiao chromosome BXJ1-1, Cavendish_Baxijiao_AAA, whole genome shotgun sequence genome contains these proteins:
- the LOC135586871 gene encoding auxin response factor 11-like — protein MSSVQANVRAAGLNTAAALLDEMKLLGEVPSKPSARKVLNSELWHACAGPLVSLPQPGSLVYYFPQGHSEQVTASTRKIANSQIPAYTDLPSQLMCQVHNVTLHADKETDEIYAQMTLQPVTSENDVFPIPDLGHTRCKHPTEFFCKILTASDTSTHGGFSVPRRAAEKLFPQLDYSMQPPNQELIVRDLHDNLWTFRHIYRGQPKRHLLTTGWSLFVGAKRLKAGDSVLFIRDEKSQLLLGVRRANRKQTALTSSVLSTDSMHIGVLAAAAHAAANRSPFTVYYNPRACPSEFIIPLTKYHKAAYTQVSIGMRFGMMFETEESSKRRYMGTIVGISDYDPVRWPNSRWRNLQVEWDEHGYGERPDRVSLWEIETPESLFAFPNVTSSLKRQCLPGYVGPAINNHFVNLKPFPKPTEDGNVDTQHFFAGLGSENLLRLLNKPCNPNRDGLLAHHQSIYASILQNVRNSELSRSFSVTMPALHTVGSSTRQEVVTTAAMQQKQHFSPQQGMDPLQNVVSQEHRLYLVPTQGIKLDFVSGTQVKSQVSDCEEARPAEHEQNFQDHNARGENGINLQGSEDASLHESIPQQSEVASVAFPGDLDSQSDDMIKTISHDMLAEHMDQLSKHQNGESSTSTCPFDRVNLAAQISANPALQVKEQSDHKLVQQQNDPSRTQSPGLHAAQSLDMCNLNYLLPHQDCSHPILDNDDWMTQHSCLQSFMGSSKTPEFPYINSKLDSFYLSAAENATTSSADISSMANPNNFEPTETFQLSCISDSGTPQRITTDIQEFLGTQLNSLDDELLVQGILSSEVHNLDVQGDCTVLQGVSNSYGVMDLSEESNNQGETISNLRFDPSNESMDMGHVPGVAINGLSPIGSSRFQIPSVMPVCNFTTNQESMSHITSKRMTDSVFSLQDVPDSSAGTSSASIATNDYSLYRGSRKPACQQPLRTYTKVQKVGSVGRSIDVTRFSNYCELRSAVACMFGLEGQLDDPRGSEWKLVYVDYENDVLLVGDDPWEEFISCVKCIRILSPSEVQQMSQEGMQLMDGFA, from the exons GTGACTGCTTCAACTAGAAAAATAGCAAACTCACAGATTCCTGCCTACACAGATCTCCCATCTCAATTGATGTGCCAAGTTCACAATGTTACACTACAT GCTGACAAGGAGACGGATGAAATATATGCTCAGATGACCCTTCAGCCAGTAACTTCT GAAAATGATGTCTTTCCTATTCCAGATCTAGGTCATACTAGATGTAAGCACCCAACTGAGTTCTTCTGTAAGATTTTAACTGCAAGTGATACTAGCACACATGGTGGATTCTCAGTACCTCGAAGGGCTGCTGAAAAGCTATTTCCACAGTTG GATTATTCAATGCAACCTCCAAATCAGGAACTTATTGTCAGGGATTTGCACGATAACTTGTGGACATTTCGACACATCTATCGTG GACAGCCGAAGAGACATCTTTTGACCACTGGATGGAGTCTGTTTGTGGGTGCAAAAAGGCTTAAAGCTGGTGATTCTGTTTTGTTTATCAG GGATGAGAAGTCACAGCTACTCTTGGGTGTTAGACGTGCCAACCGTAAACAAACAGCCCTAACATCATCTGTACTTTCCACTGACAGTATGCATATTGGTGTCCTCGCTGCAGCAGCTCATGCTGCAGCAAATAGGAGCCCATTCACCGTGTACTATAATCCTAG AGCATGTCCTTCTGAGTTTATAATTCCTTTAACCAAGTATCATAAAGCTGCGTATACCCAGGTATCAATTGGGATGAGATTTGGCATGATGTTTGAAACTGAGGAGTCAAGTAAACGCAG ATACATGGGCACAATTGTAGGTATCAGTGATTATGATCCTGTAAGATGGCCTAATTCAAGGTGGCGAAACCTTCAA GTGGAATGGGATGAACATGGTTATGGAGAACGACCTGATAGGGTCAGCTTATGGGAAATTGAAACCCCAGAAAGTCTTTTTGCATTTCCTAATGTAACTTCAAGTTTAAAAAGACAATGTCTTCCTGGATATGTAG GTCCTGCAATAAACAATCATTTTGTAAATTTGAAACCATTTCCAAAGCCAACTGAAGATGGCAATGTCGACACACAGCACTTCTTCGCCGGCCTTGGGTCAGAAAATCTTTTAAGGCTTCTTAACAAGCCTTGTAATCCTAATCGTGATGGCCTGCTTGCACATCACCAGTCCATATATGCCAGTATTTTGCAGAATGTTAGAAATAGTGAACTCTCAAGAAGCTTCTCAGTAACTATGCCAGCACTGCATACAGTGGGAAGTTCTACTCGGCAGGAAGTAGTCACCACAGCAGCAATGCAGCAGAAACAACATTTCTCTCCACAGCAAGGTATGGATCCTTTACAAAATGTTGTATCACAAGAACATAGGCTTTATTTGGTGCCCACCCAGGGCATTAAATTAGATTTCGTATCAGGGACACAAGTGAAGTCCCAAGTATCAGATTGTGAGGAAGCACGTCCAGCAGAgcatgaacaaaattttcaagatcaTAATGCACGAGGTGAGAATGGAATCAACCTGCAGGGGAGTGAAGATGCATCATTGCATGAATCCATTCCTCAGCAGTCAGAGGTGGCTTCTGTGGCATTTCCTGGAGATTTGGATAGTCAATCGGATGATATGATCAAAACAATTTCCCATGACATGCTGGCGGAACACATGGACCAATTGTCAAAACATCAAAATGGTGAAAGTTCTACAAGTACATGCCCATTTGATCGTGTGAATCTTGCAGCTCAGATATCTGCCAATCCAGCCCTACAAGTGAAGGAACAGAGTGATCACAAACTTGTTCAGCAGCAGAATGATCCATCTAGAACACAGTCTCCTGGGTTACATGCAGCACAATCATTGGACATGTGCAATCTAAATTACTTACTTCCACATCAGGACTGCTCGCATCCTATCTTGGATAATGATGATTGGATGACGCAGCATTCATGCCTTCAATCCTTTATGGGTTCATCAAAGACTCCAGAATTTCCCTATATTAACAGTAAGCTGGATTCCTTTTATCTCTCTGCAGCCGAAAATGCTACAACTTCCTCTGCAGATATATCTTCTATGGCAAATCCCAACAATTTTGAGCCCACAGAGACATTTCAGCTCTCTTGCATTTCGGATTCAGGAACACCCCAGCGCATCACAACAGATATTCAAGAATTTTTAGGCACACAATTAAACTCGCTAGATGATGAGCTGCTTGTCCAAGGCATCCTTTCATCTGAGGTTCACAACTTAGATGTTCAAGGAGACTGCACTGTGTTGCAGGGTGTATCTAACTCATATGGGGTAATGGACTTGTCCGAGGAGAGCAACAACCAGGGTGAGACAATTAGCAATCTCCGTTTCGACCCTAGCAATGAAAGCATGGATATGGGTCATGTTCCAGGTGTGGCCATAAACGGCCTCAGTCCAATAGGATCTTCCAGGTTTCAAATTCCTTCAGTGATGCCTGTTTGTAATTTCACTACAAATCAGGAATCAATGTCTCACATTACTTCAAAAAGAATGACAGACTCAGTGTTCTCGCTACAAGATGTCCCTGACAGCTCTGCAGGTACATCATCTGCCAGCATAGCTACAAATGATTACAGCTTATACCGAGGTTCCAGGAAGCCAGCATGTCAACAACCTTTAAGAACATACACTAAG GTTCAAAAAGTAGGATCTGTTGGAAGATCAATTGATGTAACACGCTTTAGCAATTATTGTGAATTGAGATCTGCAGTTGCCTGCATGTTTGGATTAGAGGGACAACTGGATGATCCACGAGGTTCAGAATGGAAGCTTGTTTAtgtagattatgaaaatgatgttCTTCTGGTTGGGGATGATCCATGGGA GGAGTTCATAAGCTGTGTCAAATGCATCAGAATTCTATCACCTTCTGAAGTGCAGCAGATGAGCCAGGAAGGCATGCAACTGATGGATGGTTTTGCATGA